CTTATATATAAACATTTAAGAAATTATACAAACCCAGAATTACAAAAATATATAGTTAGAATATTAATTATGGTACCGGTATGTATAATACCTAAAAATACtagtttaataataataactaatgccataattaatcaattttttttttttttttttaaaagatttattcaGTAGATAGTTGGTTATCATTAAGATTTGTAGAGTTAAGTTTATACTTTGATGTTGTTAGAGATACATATGAAGCATATgtattatattgttttttttcacttATTGTAGCATATATAGAAAGAGATTTTGATTTAGTAGAGTTACTTCATAGCAAAGAACCATTACCTCATCCATTTCCTTTAACTTGTTTACCAAAAATTAAGTTGGATCGTGGTTTCCTTACCAATTGTAAAAGATTTGTTTTACAATTTGTATTCATCAAGCCAATTGTTGCAATCATATCTTTGGTTTTAGAAACTCAACATAAATATGGTGAAGGTAAATTTCAAGTTGGAACAGGTTATGTTTGGTTAACAGTCGTTGAAAATATTTCAGTCGGTGTAAGTTGAAAActactattaatttttttaaatccttTAGgatttttactttattttcaattgtaattCTAActaatcatttattttaatatacaCAACATAACATAACATAAAATAACATAAAATAACATAAAAtaacataaaataaaataaaataaaataaaataacatacatacatacatacatacatataATTCTTATAGTTGAGTTTGTATTTTTTagtattatattataaagcAATGGAGGAAGAATTAAAACCATTTAAACCATTGGGTAAATTTTTATGTATAAAGagtattttgtttttcagGTAAgtcaattttataatatcaaCTAATTCTTTAAGATATGATTTCTTTcttattaattcattttaatttcaattttaattttaatttcaatttcaattaataatttcaatttcaattaataatttcaattaataatttcaatttcaatttcaatttcaattgataatttcaatctcaatttcaattgataatttcaatctcaattgataatttcatttgataatttcaatttcaattttctgTTTCAATTCTCAAtctttatttcattattaattttaatcaatttattttatttcaatttagTTTTTGGCAAAGTATtgcaatttcatttttagtaTATTTTGGAGTTATATCACCAATTGGTAGTTGGTCTGTTGATAATATATCTTCAGCACTTCAAGATTTTATTACTTGTGTGGAAATGGTGATTTTAGCGATTTGTCACcacttcttttttaattaccaAGAGTTTAGAGATCCACATAAAGTTCCATTCATTTATGATAAAACTACAAAAACATTTTTCAATAAcccaaaaacaaatattacacctataataaaagtaaatatcaaaaaaaaaaaaaaaaaaaaaaaaatatgtatatatataaaatgatttactaattttaattccttttaatagaatttttttacaaatgttACAAATATATCAGACGTTATTTCAGATACCAGagaaacttttattttaccTTTACTATCACCagatcatcatcataatcatccAACTACTAAAAAGAAAGATGAAGAAAGCAATTTATTAGAACCAGAAGATAaagatattataatataGTCATTTAATTagttgtaaaaataaataataataaaaaaaaagaaataaaaaataaaaaataaaaaattttataaataggAGCGATTAAGTTTGGAGTACTCCTAAGATAATTAGAGTGGAAAgatataacttttttttttttttaaaaataaaaaaaaaaaaaagacaccAAAacctggaaaaaaaaaaaaaaaaaaaaactaaaacctagaaaaaaaatctcaaaatgaaaaaaataaaaaaagaatttttttataaatgttttatcttttatttaaaaatagaataaatgataaaaaaaaaaaactaaaaagttgtaaaaatgaattatatttGATAGTACTATTTGATTATGTTTTGAAATAAAAGGGTTtgtattgattattttttttttctttttctttttttaatttttttttattattttttttttttattttttttattttttttattttttttacttttccaTTTATCCTTTTTTAAACTTGAAGTATCTTCTTTTGAATATGAATTACGTAAGGAGTCTTAATTTGATGAATGTAGGGTACAATAATTTTTACAAGTTTTGCGTGTTGAGTATCATTACTGACGTCCAAAGCGGTTTGGATCACGAAGTTGGCATATTTATCTTGAAGCAAACTGAGGATATCAGCTTCTGTCAAAGCCTTGATGATCAATTCATAGGTTGGAGTATCAGCCAATTGTAAACACTTTTCAATGACATTGGAGCTAAACTTTTGGATGGATAATTCAGCAATGTTATCTTTGAGTGAGACAATCAATTTTGAAGAGTAAGCTTTATTCTTTGAGAGGAGATGTTGAACGACATAGTTGCCAAATTGATCTTGTACCAATTTGAGGGAATGTTCAGTGATTTTATCGACCAATTTCTCTAGTTGCTCAGGATTGGCATTATCGATACAACGATTGACGACTGTACAGCCAACTTTATGGGTACAAATCTCCTCAATATTACCCATGATTGCATCACAAACAAATTGATTGACCTCTGGTGAAAATTGTTTCaaaaatgattgaatcaAGTAGTTACCCTTGTTATCCTTTGATAATTGTATTACCTTACCCTTGATGGAGGCAATGATG
This region of Dictyostelium discoideum AX4 chromosome 3 chromosome, whole genome shotgun sequence genomic DNA includes:
- the tmem184C gene encoding transmembrane protein 184C, which produces MWIVAGVCSGVAILLSFYLIYKHLRNYTNPELQKYIVRILIMVPIYSVDSWLSLRFVELSLYFDVVRDTYEAYVLYCFFSLIVAYIERDFDLVELLHSKEPLPHPFPLTCLPKIKLDRGFLTNCKRFVLQFVFIKPIVAIISLVLETQHKYGEGKFQVGTGYVWLTVVENISVGLSLYFLVLYYKAMEEELKPFKPLGKFLCIKSILFFSFWQSIAISFLVYFGVISPIGSWSVDNISSALQDFITCVEMVILAICHHFFFNYQEFRDPHKVPFIYDKTTKTFFNNPKTNITPIIKNFFTNVTNISDVISDTRETFILPLLSPDHHHNHPTTKKKDEESNLLEPEDKDIII